The genomic stretch GATGTACTCTCGGGTGCAGACTCAGAGGAGCAGGCCCTTGAAACGCAGAACCAGTTGAAGCAACTTCTTCACCAAGGAGGTTTTCCTATACATAAGTGGTGCTCCAACTCGAAAGAATTCCTCGAGCACATACCGGTCGATGAGCAGGAGAAAATGGATGCTTTCGAAAACCGTGGTTTGAATTTAGCTATCGAAGTGCTCAAATTGCGTTGGAATCCTACCGCAGATACACTATCCGTCGCAAATCATAGGAATCCATCGGTCCCAAAACCTCTGACGAAACGAATAGTGTATTCGGAAATCGCTAAGTTTTTTGATCCCCTCGGCCTGGTGTCACCGGTAATAGTGAAGGCTAAACTTTTAGCGCATCAACAGTGGCAAGCTAAGATTGGATGAGATGATCCTGTAAACGACAACATTAAAGAACAGTAGTAAGAGTTACAAAGttcattgattcatttaaatgaCATAGAGATTCCAAGATGCGTGCTCTCTGACAATGCGGTATCTTATGACGTACATGGCTTTTCAGATGCCTCTGCAGTAGCATATGGGGCATGCGTTTACCTTCGAAGTCTTTTGCCGATATGTCGGCCTCGTTTTATCTTCTAACGAGTAAATCAAAACTGGCCTCCTTGGATGAACTCTCCATTCCGCGGAAGGAACTGTGTGCCGCTTTATTGCTATCCAGACTAGTGCAGAACGTGTTACCAGCTTTAACTATGAGAATCCAGGAAACAGTACGGTGGTCTGACAGTACGATCGTTTTAGCATGGATTGAAAAATCACTGAATCAACTACAACAGTACGTGCGCAATAGAATCGCTTTGATTCAAGAGCAGACTAGTGAGCATCGATGGAAGCATGTCAGATCGCAGCCAAATCCAGCCGATATTATTTCCCGATGCCAACTTCCCGAGTTTCTTCAGAACATTTAGCTCTGGTGGAACGGTCCCGAAATTCTGAATATGGAAAATTATGAAGCAGATGTGCCCGAACCTATGCCCGATGAAGAGCTACCAGAACTTAAATCCATGGTGACAGTGTCAAACGATATTGGTTTGCCGGCCTATTTCCACAAGCAAAGTAGTTTCCGTAAAATTCAACGAGTCGTGGGATACGTTTTGCGCTTCGCTAAGAATTGTAAGTAAAAGCCGTGCCAAACGTGAGCTTGGGGCTCATTTTACCGTTAATGAGCCAATCCACGGAAACCATTGCATATGTCGTACATCAGTTCCATTTTGCCGAAGAAATCAAGCGTGTTGTTACCAATCAACCGTGCCGAAAACTTGGGAATTTACGCCCGGTTTACGTCAATAGGCTTCTCCGCGTGGGTGGTCGGTTGGATCGCTCGCAGTTACCTTTCGAGAACCGTCATCCTATAATATTGCTGGATAAGGATTTGGTGGTGCGGCTGCTAGTGCAACAGATGCACATCGAGTTAATCCACGTAGGACAAACTGGACTTTTGAATGCCATGAGACAACGATATTGGTTTCTAAACGCAAGATCTACCATTCGTTTCATCACCCGTTGTTGCGTCAGATGTTATCGGACCAATCCTACCACCAGCTAATGGGAAACCTGCCAGAGTCGAGAGTAGTACCTTCCCCTCCATTCGCCGTAACAGGTGTCGACTATGCCGGGCCCTTTTGGACGAAACAAGAATCGCGTCGACCTGCAATAGTGAAATCATACGTAGCAGTGTACGTTTATATGACGACTAAGGCCGTTCACCTGGAGGCCGTATCCGATTTGAGCACCGATGCTTTCCTGGCTTCTCTTCGACGACTGATAGCTCGACGGGGCATGATTCGTGAATTGCACTCGGATAATTTCCGAGGTGCCAACCATGAATTGAGAGCATTGTACCAGCAATTCCATAATCAACAATTCGTTGAGTTGATTCAGTCTTTTTGTAGCAGCCGTAAAATCGAGTGGCACTTCATTCCACCAGATGCCCCTGAATTTGGCGGCTTGTGGGAAGCGGCGGTGAAATCCTGCAAAACTCATCTAAAACGTATTGTCGGTAACGTGAAGTTAACTTCTGAGGAACTAGCGACAGTCTTAACACAGATTGAGGCTGTCATGAACTCCACACCGCTGTTCACCATCTCCAATGATCCAGCAGATCCACTTGTGATCACGCCAGCTCACTACCTCATCGGTCGATCACTTACAGCTCCCGCTGAACCATCGTTAGAAGATGTCAAGGATTCACGTTTGGGCCGCTGGCAGCATCTCCAGCTTCTCCGTGAACAATTTTGGCGTGCTTGGAGCCGAGACTATTTAAACACCGTACAACCCAGGAAAAAGTACCTACGAGAGATGCCCAACATTCGTGTCGGCATGATTGTGCTACTGCATGATCGAAATCAACCTCCTCAATAAGAAACTAGGTCGCATCAAAGAAGTCTACCCTGGCGATTTTGGGCTTGTACAAGCAGTAGATGTCTTCTCTAACGGTCACCATTTAAGACGTCCAATCAACAAGGTTTCAATTCTACCGATTGGGGACAACCAATTAGTTGGAAACTCCGACGATCGCCGAGTTCCGCAACCGGGGGAGGATGTTCCGTTTCACCACCAAAACTAACCACGACCAATCAGCATCAAGCAGCATCTATGCGTGCCACCGCAGCTGCTATAAAAGAACTCTCTGAAAGAGAAAGCAttcattcagttttttttatcgcGCAACCATTCACATCGTAGCAGTAGTAGCAGAAGATATataagggacgatccattaatgatgtcacgcgaaatttgaaaaaaattaactttccccctcccccttgtcacaagctaTTACAACTTCctcgaccccccccccccctttattACGACCCGTTtttataccccccccccctttcttTTGCAGTAATTGAttaaaaattgagaaatttgttaggaatgcatttttttcttaataagaacgattttactgaaaggaaaactgaaactaaaagaaaaagaagattatagaagataactagaaaaggcgtttagttcttagtccaaggatgctgttgatggagtcgcatatcgacggcatagaaagccgagacagtaactgcagcatcattgctgatttttaaaaaaccatcaatatttagttcctttACTTCAATCATTTTGCcatccaaatcttctccacatgttacaataccCAAGCATtcttatttacgttttgtcacaatttttgtattgattggattgagagacatctaaaattaatgaaattgcgctgtcattcataaacgaacatgcatggtacataaaacaaaattaacgaacattatgctttttcacgagaaaaaaaaattgtcatttattttatcttgagcaaaaattaagcaaaaatagaatcgtagaactataaatgaatgatgcaaatattataggtaaatagttctgagttgaactctgcggttaggtatgtgacttttttattcatttaatttttactttttatttgaaatgtgatgtcacactcaagctaaccccccctcccctataTTTcacaaaataacaataatcgaAACCCTCTCCCCCtcctaaacgcgtgacatcatcaATGGCTGGTCCCTAAGAAGAGAATGAATAGTTGGTAGCATAGCAGCAGAGTTGTTTTACTGCATTCTTCTTCCTTTGGAGCTGAGCGAAAGGCAATTCCCCCAGTTCTTTTCAGGACTAAtaagagttaattttttgtggtccccgtggctctgtggttagcgatgtcggtcggctagctctcccacacggttgtgatatcgggttcgattcccgatcgagtcgaggatcttttcgagctggaaattttctcgactcagcactgggacacggtgtatcgttgtacttatcctacacatacaaaatgtgccaaaaaaaatcgataacgAATTGTCTCAACTAAAATCTAAacttgatcgagaccgctattagccccaaggctaagcgtgcgatattgttttttaagaGTTAATTTTTAAGCCGATTGCTAACTCCGTTCCCCTGTGGTGTTTGCAGTCCATCACAAGACGTTCCAGTGCGAACAGTATGAGCGTAGCGTATGAACTACATATAAGACTTCTATGAAATTCAAACAATTCAGGCAGTAACTACAAAGTGTGCAGTCGTTAAGCTCCAAATCAAGCCAATATTCCATTGAATAAACTCAAAGCTGCCACCGAAAATGACACGACGATTTCGATTACTAGGTTTATAAATCTAAGGGGCTGTGGTTTTATCAATGAAAATCCTGACATTTCATTGAAGTGGAACGATGACTTCcgagtttttttattataacctCGAAAAATAAGTATAGAAAATCTTACTCCAGAGCATTCACTTTGAATACAAACTTCTTCTCTAACAATTAAGTTAATTAAGATAAATTTTTGATGCAAATGTACATAGGGGTAGTTCCATTGAGTGGCAAACCTgtattttgaattattgataATAATGCTTTATTTATGTCACAACGGTAACAAAAGTTTTTGGTCACTTCATTTATTCGGTCGTTTGTGTTTTGGTCATTCGTAAATAGACCGTTTTATGACTAAACTTCAACATTCACCGCAGGTTACTCCATCCCTAGAAAGCAATGAAGAAGTTCTGAAAGCTCCAAAACGCAAGTCATCGTCACCTGTGAAAGATTCGCCTGTCAAATCACCTCGATCTAAGCCCGCTCAGGCACCGATTGTTTTTGTAGCAGAAGAAAATGAGCCGGAAATAGGCAATGAAAAGTTTGCGTTAAGTTGGAGTATGTATATTGAAATGAGTTAATAGTATTATATTGACAATAtgtaaatttttcagttgactCGGATCTCAATCTAGATATTGATGATAAAACGTTCTGTGCAGCGAAACCTGTTTCAGATGGCGCTCTGGCTCTTGTATGGGCTTCAGCCCGTGCTAATTTCGGTGTAACCAAAGGAAAGACTGCTTTTGAGGTGCTTCTcactaaaatcaacgaaacaaaAAAGGTTACTGAGGAACCAATAACTGCTGAATTACGCATAGGATGGTCAACGAAAAAATCAAGTCTACAGCTGGGTGAAGATAAACATTCATTTTCATACGGTAGCGTTGGTTCAAAAGGAATGAACTGTAATTTTAATGACTACGGTACCGAATATAAGGTGGGCGACATTGTTGGAGTTTATTTGGACTTGGAGTCTAGTCCATGTACTATTCAGTACACACTTAATGGTGTCAATCAAGGAGTagcttttgattttaactatgaCGAGCTTGATGGACAGGCACTTTATCCACATATTTGCAGCAAAAACATTGCTTTCGAGGTTAACTTTGGTCAACTGGAAAGCAGTTTACTGAATCATAAACCTAAAAAGCCTGCCTCTCAAAAAAAAGAAGGCGATATAGAAGACAATAAGTCTGACAATGCACACTCAAACAAGGAGcatcaaacagaaaagttagaGTTGACAGTGCTGAAAGATTCTGAACCTCAAGACTCGTCTGCTACTACTGAATCAGATTCGTCCTGTAATActgataaaaaacaaaaaagtactGTAAATGAAAGCACTACGCCCTCTTCAAATGCTACATCTGAAAATGCAAAAGATGTAAGATATGATGATATATAATATAATCAAATTTAGGTTTTGAATTATAGTGAtactttttaaggcaaataaatcAACTCCTGAAAGCACTGCAACACAAGAAGGCGATGACGAATCTCCGATTACTAAGTTTATAAACCCGGAATTCAAATATATTGGTGATTCTCCAAAGGAAAACTTAGTCCTGGGTGAACAACGACCAGAAACACGTAAAGTTTGTGAGGTAATGGTATTATCggaattatgttttttttttattattaattttataacttttgttttaggttatttttcttATTGGTCTACCTGGTAGCGGTAAAACCCATTGGATGAATAAATATCTCGAAGATAActttgataaaaaatttacgattCTTGGTGTTGAATCCTTGTTGAACCAGATGAAGGTAAAAATTTAACAATAATGtggaaaaaatgcaccaaatatCTGATAACTCATTAACTAGCCATTGGTATTTCCTGAAAGGTGTATTTTATGGTGGGGCAAAGTGattgattttccagaaccaagttttttggttcCATTCGGGATCCCAAAAAATTTTAAACCTACCAGAAGTCAagtggttttgtctccgcttggcgcattacatttcaaatttgtatgaacatttgtatgggaaaacctcAGTAATGCATTATTAATGCCCTACATTACTTTATGGTAGAGTATTTTAAATGCTCGTGTGAtgctttgtcaaagacaccgaAAAGCTAGGATATCCATGAAAAAAGCTATAGCTGTTACAAGTTTGGTATGTCGAAATAAAtacttttctgccaacactaccagtgtACCGACGTCGGTAAGATTCCCATGAGAAGTAACCGATCGTATCGAGtttagtgttggcagaaaaaatgatttttagcaTTTGAACTTTGAACATCCTAGCCTtctagtgtctttggcaaaaaaCCTGCCTCTTGAAGTCATGGAACATGCGGTTCAAGCCATTCTGAGCTACAAATTTAGAATGCATACAAATACAATACAAATTTGACATGccatgcgccaagcggagactacaGAGAGAGTTTGAATACACGTACTCTTTCCATTCAACTGTGCGTGTGTTCCTCAATTGCAGTTAGTTTGGTTAAGCAAGGCCTTAGggccgattcggaactcgatttTTTGCACAGATTTCACGGGcaactgttcagtgtacaggacaattccgGGGTTACTGATCCTACTGATACATTtactcccgagccgggacttgaACCTACTTTGACTGGTTTGTTAGGTCAGCGCTGTACCTTGAGACCAGCTGGACGgaagtttggatattttgaaTATaatccaaaacaattttttcatcaTAGGTACTGGGTAAACCGAGAGAACCATCCAATACGAACAAATGGTCCAGGTTGATCGAACAGTTGTCACGAAGCCTCCATAAGCTGAATGATATTGCAACTAAACGGCGaaggaattttattttaaatcagGTAAATATATTTCTACTCGTATGTACTAAGACACTTACCTCAGTTGTTCATTTGGATataaacattgttttttttttctactttttatgTACAGCAAACTAATGTTTTTGCATCTGAGCAAAGACGCAGACTGCGCGGATTTGGTGATTTTGCAGCCAGGCGTGCAATTATAGTTGTTCCGGACGAAGAAGAATACAACCGCCGGTACAAATTGAAAACAGAGAATGGGGTCGAAGCAACAGAAGGAAACATCAATGCCATGAAAGGTATCAGATTTGGTTTGATAAAAGCTTTACTTTTAGTGATCGAACTATAgaatacagagaaaaaaaattacttaacGTTGATTTAAATCATCGTTCTCCCCTTCTTTCAATTTTAATCGCCAGCATTGTCAGTAAACTTTGGATTTCTCATCGAGTCTTATCCTTATTTTTGATCACGATCGTTTCCGAGTTTTGTCTTATTGTACAAACCGATTTGAACGTATTGGAAAATGATTTTACAAATTTCACATGTGCTGAATAAACGAACTTTTTAATTGTTTCGAACGAAAATGGGAATGCGAATTTCCCATACTTTGGTATGAATGTAATACCACCAGCAGCGTCGAGTGTGGAAGTTGACTATGCCGTAATAGGTGATCGAACAGGTATTGTTTTGTCAATCGTCGCACAATATGCGCAAAGGTGTGAAAAACGCGATGAAAACTTGTTATCCTACAAGAGTGGCCGAAACATACGGAAGTAGAAACAATATCTAAAATAACGGTTTCCCGGTACGATATACGCAGTTTGCACAAACGACTTCGCAAAAATAATAGCATCAAAATATACCTACGAAGTGCACGCGTAGGTACAAGTTGTGCGGTACAATAAGGAACGTACATCAATAAACGCATTGTTTAGTGTTATAATTTTAGTTGGGAGAGGGGGAGTTTGTGTCAGAttaaacgttacttatcgttacaaaGGGGGAGGGGTCTTGAAtctagatcagcggttctcaacctttttttgtccgcgtaccccttggcgatatctTTCATATCGGttgtaccccttggcgatatctTTCATATCGGTTGTACCCCTTGGCTTgaaatgttttcgcagagtgggagagggTAGTGGTAGATCACGTTGTGGTAGTTTAGTTCagatttcaaattgaactatggtttgtttgattgctacagtcatgttttaggagcaagattgaacaataAAAGAAGTATTATAAGAAAAATTacattgtccgccattactgatttttctttcgcgtaccccctaagagctttcgagtacccccaggggtacgcgtaccccaggctgagaaccgctgatctagaTAGTTGGCGCTAGggaattt from Wyeomyia smithii strain HCP4-BCI-WySm-NY-G18 chromosome 3, ASM2978416v1, whole genome shotgun sequence encodes the following:
- the LOC129728575 gene encoding uncharacterized protein LOC129728575: MSQSTETIAYVVHQFHFAEEIKRVVTNQPCRKLGNLRPVYVNRLLRVGGRLDRSQLPFENRHPIILLDKDLVVRLLVQQMHIELIHIYHSFHHPLLRQMLSDQSYHQLMGNLPESRVVPSPPFAVTGVDYAGPFWTKQESRRPAIVKSYVAVYVYMTTKAVHLEAVSDLSTDAFLASLRRLIARRGMIRELHSDNFRGANHELRALYQQFHNQQFVELIQSFCSSRKIEWHFIPPDAPEFGGLWEAAVKSCKTHLKRIVGNVKLTSEELATVLTQIEAVMNSTPLFTISNDPADPLVITPAHYLIGRSLTAPAEPSLEDVKDSRLGRWQHLQLLREQFWRAWSRDYLNTVQPRKKYLREMPNIRVGMIVLLHDRNQPPQ
- the LOC129728576 gene encoding heterogeneous nuclear ribonucleoprotein U — encoded protein: MTKLQHSPQVTPSLESNEEVLKAPKRKSSSPVKDSPVKSPRSKPAQAPIVFVAEENEPEIGNEKFALSWIDSDLNLDIDDKTFCAAKPVSDGALALVWASARANFGVTKGKTAFEVLLTKINETKKVTEEPITAELRIGWSTKKSSLQLGEDKHSFSYGSVGSKGMNCNFNDYGTEYKVGDIVGVYLDLESSPCTIQYTLNGVNQGVAFDFNYDELDGQALYPHICSKNIAFEVNFGQLESSLLNHKPKKPASQKKEGDIEDNKSDNAHSNKEHQTEKLELTVLKDSEPQDSSATTESDSSCNTDKKQKSTVNESTTPSSNATSENAKDANKSTPESTATQEGDDESPITKFINPEFKYIGDSPKENLVLGEQRPETRKVCEVIFLIGLPGSGKTHWMNKYLEDNFDKKFTILGVESLLNQMKVLGKPREPSNTNKWSRLIEQLSRSLHKLNDIATKRRRNFILNQQTNVFASEQRRRLRGFGDFAARRAIIVVPDEEEYNRRYKLKTENGVEATEGNINAMKAHFHIPTIEQGWFTEITFAELDEEKAREEVKKLNDTGRRALPRNYNRNQQQRGRGSNQRWSQSHQGYGNNRYGGQHSQGGYNSQRYNNSQQYSQNRSYRPGNGYGRRDVTSGFSGNRYTDWTRNSGRYSNRYNNQGYQNNQLRRYDGYNNSWDQDTSCWGGYGSQGNDTQQWYSWWQQHGGSGTDNTQHANMEQYWSQYAQQQNYGNYQQSKSHGSGSSSKNK